From the genome of Muricauda sp. SCSIO 64092, one region includes:
- a CDS encoding SDR family oxidoreductase — protein sequence MDSKKVWFVTGASQGLGLHLVKKLLDSGYWVAATSRNKQALIESVGKKNEDFLPMAMDLVQNTSVKQSIEEAIAHFGTIDVVVNNAGYSQIGTLEELTDREARNNYDVNVFGALNVIRNVAPFLRAQQSGHIFNISSIGGYVGNFAGFGVYCSTKFAVAGLTEALSEEMKPFGVHTTLVYPGYFRTSFLSKGSVKTPSNPIDTYKAARDMEQAHLNDIDGNQPNDPEKAAEVLMHLSEQENPPVHFFMGEDAYQYAGMKIEAIQKAMENNKVLGTSTGF from the coding sequence ATGGATTCAAAAAAAGTATGGTTCGTCACCGGGGCATCCCAGGGCCTGGGGTTACACTTGGTCAAAAAACTTTTGGACAGTGGATACTGGGTTGCAGCTACTTCCAGAAACAAGCAGGCATTAATTGAAAGCGTAGGTAAGAAAAATGAAGATTTCTTGCCGATGGCAATGGACCTGGTTCAGAATACCAGTGTCAAACAGTCCATCGAGGAGGCTATAGCTCATTTTGGGACAATAGATGTTGTGGTCAACAATGCCGGCTACAGTCAGATCGGGACATTGGAGGAACTGACGGACCGGGAAGCAAGGAACAACTATGATGTAAATGTGTTCGGTGCCCTGAACGTGATTCGTAATGTGGCACCTTTTCTGAGAGCACAGCAATCAGGACATATTTTTAACATTTCGTCCATAGGAGGTTATGTGGGGAACTTTGCAGGTTTCGGTGTCTATTGCTCCACAAAGTTTGCGGTGGCGGGCCTAACGGAGGCTCTTTCCGAGGAAATGAAACCGTTTGGTGTACACACCACTTTGGTATACCCCGGTTATTTCAGGACCAGTTTTTTGTCCAAGGGCTCGGTAAAGACACCATCGAATCCCATCGACACGTACAAAGCTGCTCGCGACATGGAACAGGCCCATTTGAACGATATAGATGGAAACCAGCCCAACGATCCTGAAAAGGCAGCAGAAGTATTGATGCATTTGAGTGAACAGGAAAACCCTCCCGTACATTTCTTTATGGGAGAAGATGCCTATCAATATGCCGGCATGAAAATAGAAGCCATTCAAAAAGCTATGGAGAACAACAAGGTTTTGGGTACGTCAACGGGTTTTTAG
- a CDS encoding FecR family protein, which yields MFEEKDDTIMARWLSGELTEAERTEFEASSEYEEYQRLAKGLKAFKKPDFDKEALRERTWKEIENQKPVKVIRLRGFYYAVGIAASILVLFGLFFSKVTYTTTVGEKITVALPDGTKVSLNAQSKLSHRRFFWMDNKVVSLNGEGFFKVTKGEGFSVNTESGTINVLGTEFNVKARPSSFELYCYEGEVRYENDIEQQEAYLSAGDAVQLKGKILLEFKHGDTRPLWQNGMSRFSNTELPIVMKELGTYYDISFDFTPGMIQGHFTGTFVHDDLEIALKSVFVPMGITYELSKDKKTVFLHVHERQ from the coding sequence ATGTTTGAGGAAAAAGATGATACCATAATGGCCCGTTGGCTCTCCGGAGAGTTGACCGAAGCTGAGCGTACGGAGTTTGAGGCATCATCTGAATATGAAGAATATCAGCGCCTGGCGAAGGGATTAAAGGCTTTCAAGAAGCCTGATTTTGATAAAGAGGCACTTCGTGAACGCACCTGGAAGGAAATTGAAAATCAAAAACCCGTCAAAGTCATCCGATTAAGGGGGTTCTACTATGCCGTAGGAATTGCGGCGTCAATCTTGGTGCTTTTTGGTCTCTTTTTCAGCAAAGTGACCTACACTACCACTGTAGGGGAAAAAATAACGGTTGCTTTACCGGATGGCACAAAAGTAAGTCTAAATGCACAATCGAAATTATCCCATAGGCGTTTCTTTTGGATGGACAATAAAGTAGTAAGCCTGAACGGAGAGGGCTTCTTTAAAGTGACCAAAGGTGAAGGCTTCAGTGTCAATACCGAATCTGGCACCATTAACGTACTTGGCACAGAATTCAATGTCAAGGCGAGGCCCTCGTCCTTTGAATTGTACTGTTATGAAGGAGAAGTGCGATATGAAAATGATATCGAGCAACAAGAAGCGTACTTAAGTGCTGGAGATGCCGTTCAGTTAAAAGGGAAGATTTTGTTGGAATTTAAGCATGGGGATACCCGTCCGTTGTGGCAAAACGGTATGAGTCGTTTTTCCAATACCGAACTTCCAATCGTTATGAAAGAATTGGGCACCTACTATGACATCTCGTTTGATTTTACGCCTGGGATGATTCAAGGCCATTTCACGGGAACCTTTGTACACGATGATCTGGAAATTGCCCTTAAATCCGTTTTCGTTCCCATGGGTATTACCTATGAACTCAGTAAGGACAAAAAAACCGTTTTTTTACATGTTCACGAACGGCAATAA
- a CDS encoding RNA polymerase sigma factor → MNQSEKSVCDKRVFNELFDLNSESLRNYLYYQCGDLQQAEDLVQDAFIKLWNNCKKILFGKARGFLFKVAKNAFYNQVDHQKVVLKYAKQSTQGLNTETPEFQLEEKEFLERLQNAIADLPEGQREVFLLNRMDQMTYKEIAGFLGVSQKAVEKRMHKALVKLRKTMKTI, encoded by the coding sequence ATGAACCAAAGCGAAAAGTCTGTTTGTGACAAAAGGGTTTTTAATGAACTGTTCGATTTGAACTCGGAGTCCCTTCGGAATTACCTTTACTATCAGTGCGGTGACTTACAACAGGCGGAGGATTTGGTGCAGGATGCTTTTATCAAATTGTGGAACAATTGCAAAAAGATTTTATTTGGGAAAGCCAGGGGTTTTCTTTTTAAAGTGGCCAAAAATGCATTTTACAATCAAGTGGACCACCAAAAGGTGGTGTTGAAATATGCCAAGCAGTCAACGCAAGGCCTGAATACGGAAACCCCTGAATTTCAATTGGAGGAAAAAGAGTTTCTGGAGCGATTGCAAAATGCCATAGCAGATTTGCCCGAAGGACAACGGGAGGTTTTTTTGTTGAACCGAATGGACCAAATGACCTATAAGGAAATTGCCGGGTTTTTGGGGGTGTCCCAAAAGGCAGTGGAAAAACGGATGCACAAAGCATTGGTGAAACTGCGGAAGACCATGAAAACTATTTAA
- a CDS encoding carboxypeptidase-like regulatory domain-containing protein, with protein MFTNGNKLLSLFFSLFSLLTVSAQQTVQVAYRDTPLKLVLQDLEQKTGLLFSFSDELVADKSITKKAKSIKVDDLLTFLGKTTLLSFERIGENQVIVSVPNNRISVCGYLFDRITKKALPYATIIIKGTTKGFTSNENGYFAIENENLTKGVLLQYIGYTSELLFPSDFNKNSCTNFFLNPRAESLREVVVKSYLIQGIDKNTDGSLALNPSQQGLLPGLVESDIFQSSQWVPGITSINETVSDIQIRGGSADQNLILYDGIKMYNTGHFFGMISIFNPNITTGATIFKGGASAEYGDRISGVIDIQGETQVPQKTTAGLGVNGTQADAFVKTRLSESVGLVLSGRRSYSDIEGLGTPTFDAISEKVFQNTIVVSDATGQVIDSEEDGETLVDGEEIFSFYDANLKLIVKPSENDSIYVSGLLTNNDLDFRLLDDENQSQDALTTENQGLSFNWRGVKAHKWHHGISGYYSYYDSRYRNQFFDGQDLTEENLRRNSVTDYGLDVNFAYDFNKGNTLKLGYQISRNEVFYQLFRDELGMEDIAPDDNDEEGVESADERDFNEVSDRKNNSNSWYATYYCRTKNKGFISLGLRATTFSIVNGWYVEPRANIEYPIGKSIRLKLTGEKRFQTVSQLVEFDDTRLRLQSGIWTLTDNDEFPLLESEQFSAGILLDSKGWTIDLDGYLKRIAGLTSFTNGFTSASEEYSQGTSDVLGVDLLIKKQWANYRIWLGYTYNSVDYRFDELANGAFPGNNDITHNVTLSNTYEKGNWRFSMGWNFRTGAPFTPVSGFNSVEGDIEFGAINSQRLPNYHRLDVSAQYQFKWSSRKSHRGTLGVALQNIYSRQVPLSVFYRVDENPETGLQEIDQLEQLTLGFTPNFLMRFYF; from the coding sequence ATGTTCACGAACGGCAATAAGCTTCTTTCCTTATTTTTCTCGTTATTTTCCTTACTCACGGTCTCCGCTCAGCAGACCGTCCAAGTAGCATATCGGGATACCCCGCTGAAATTGGTATTGCAGGATTTGGAACAAAAGACGGGATTGCTCTTTTCGTTTTCGGATGAACTCGTAGCCGATAAATCCATTACGAAAAAAGCCAAATCCATCAAAGTTGATGACCTGCTCACTTTTTTGGGCAAGACTACCTTGCTCAGCTTTGAGCGTATTGGGGAAAACCAGGTTATCGTCAGCGTGCCCAACAATCGTATTTCGGTTTGCGGCTATTTGTTCGATAGGATTACCAAGAAAGCCCTCCCCTATGCCACTATTATCATCAAAGGGACCACCAAGGGGTTTACTTCTAACGAAAACGGGTATTTCGCCATAGAAAATGAAAACCTGACCAAGGGAGTGTTGTTACAATATATTGGGTATACCAGTGAATTGTTATTTCCTTCGGACTTTAACAAAAACAGTTGTACGAATTTCTTTTTGAATCCCAGGGCCGAATCCCTCAGGGAGGTGGTGGTAAAGTCCTATCTCATACAAGGTATCGACAAAAATACAGATGGGTCTTTGGCCCTAAATCCAAGCCAACAAGGCTTATTGCCCGGCCTGGTCGAATCGGATATTTTTCAATCTTCACAATGGGTGCCGGGAATCACGAGCATAAACGAAACCGTTTCCGATATTCAGATCAGAGGGGGGTCAGCCGACCAAAACCTTATTTTATATGACGGGATTAAAATGTACAATACGGGTCATTTCTTTGGTATGATTTCTATATTCAATCCCAATATCACGACTGGGGCCACCATTTTTAAGGGAGGCGCCAGTGCTGAATATGGCGACCGCATATCCGGGGTGATCGATATCCAAGGAGAAACCCAAGTGCCTCAAAAAACAACTGCAGGCTTGGGGGTCAATGGCACCCAGGCAGACGCTTTTGTCAAGACCAGGTTGAGCGAATCCGTAGGTTTGGTCCTTTCGGGCCGGCGCTCCTATTCGGATATTGAAGGATTGGGCACTCCTACCTTTGACGCTATTTCTGAAAAGGTTTTTCAGAATACTATAGTGGTGAGTGATGCCACGGGTCAGGTGATTGACAGTGAAGAGGATGGGGAAACCCTGGTTGATGGTGAGGAAATCTTTTCTTTTTATGATGCAAATCTAAAGCTTATAGTAAAGCCTTCCGAAAACGACAGTATCTATGTGAGCGGACTGCTCACCAATAACGATCTTGACTTTCGCCTGCTTGATGATGAGAATCAATCCCAAGATGCCCTGACCACCGAAAACCAAGGTTTGAGCTTTAATTGGAGGGGCGTAAAGGCCCATAAATGGCATCACGGCATTAGTGGATATTATTCCTATTACGATAGTCGGTATCGAAATCAGTTTTTCGATGGACAGGATTTGACCGAGGAAAACCTACGGAGAAATTCAGTGACCGATTATGGACTCGATGTGAACTTCGCTTATGATTTCAACAAAGGGAATACACTAAAACTGGGGTATCAAATCTCGAGGAACGAAGTTTTCTATCAGCTCTTTCGTGACGAATTGGGAATGGAAGACATAGCGCCCGATGACAATGACGAAGAAGGCGTCGAATCTGCTGATGAACGTGATTTCAATGAAGTCTCGGACCGAAAAAACAACTCCAATTCATGGTATGCCACCTATTACTGTAGAACAAAAAACAAGGGTTTTATCAGCCTTGGGCTTCGTGCAACCACATTTTCCATAGTAAATGGATGGTATGTTGAACCTCGGGCAAATATCGAATACCCCATAGGTAAGTCCATACGACTCAAGCTGACCGGGGAAAAAAGATTCCAGACCGTTAGCCAATTGGTGGAATTTGATGATACGCGCTTGCGCCTTCAAAGTGGCATATGGACATTGACCGACAACGATGAATTTCCATTGTTGGAGAGTGAGCAGTTTTCTGCAGGGATTTTGTTGGACTCCAAAGGGTGGACCATTGATTTGGACGGCTATTTGAAAAGGATTGCGGGACTTACCTCTTTTACCAATGGGTTCACCAGCGCTTCCGAAGAATATTCACAAGGTACCAGTGATGTTCTTGGTGTGGATCTTTTGATCAAAAAACAATGGGCGAATTATCGTATTTGGCTGGGATACACCTATAATTCAGTGGACTATCGCTTTGATGAGTTGGCCAATGGTGCGTTTCCTGGAAATAACGACATCACCCATAATGTAACCCTTTCAAACACTTATGAAAAGGGAAACTGGCGCTTTTCAATGGGATGGAATTTCAGGACAGGTGCCCCTTTTACTCCGGTATCTGGGTTCAATTCCGTTGAGGGCGATATTGAATTTGGCGCTATCAATAGTCAACGTCTTCCCAATTACCATCGTCTGGATGTTTCCGCGCAGTACCAATTTAAATGGTCTTCCCGAAAAAGTCATCGAGGAACCTTGGGGGTAGCCCTACAAAATATCTATTCGCGCCAAGTACCCCTCTCGGTATTTTACCGTGTTGATGAAAATCCTGAGACCGGACTACAGGAAATTGATCAATTGGAGCAGTTGACCTTGGGGTTTACTCCCAATTTCTTAATGCGTTTTTATTTTTAG
- a CDS encoding helix-turn-helix domain-containing protein, translating to MYRFKTISEFHQYGNVPMPEHPLISLVDYGKVAYPVEDHQIKWVQEFYSIGLKRNVSTKFNYGQQVYDFNEGVLTFVAPQQVLTLEVDQNIKTEASGWLLLVHPDFFWGTSLAKTIKNYDFFGYAVNEALFLSEKEERIIDDLLRNIQREYQSNMDKFSENIIVSQMELLLNYAERFYERQFLTRKKTNHQVLAKLEEVLNGHFKEENTLFKGIPTVAEIAEHLNLSPNYLSALLKAVSGQSTQQHIHNKLIAIAKEKLSTTELNVSEIAFELGFEHATSFSKLFKSKTNISPFAFRQSLN from the coding sequence ATGTACCGATTCAAAACCATAAGCGAGTTTCACCAATATGGCAATGTACCTATGCCGGAACATCCATTGATCAGCTTGGTGGACTATGGAAAGGTGGCTTATCCGGTCGAGGACCATCAAATTAAATGGGTGCAGGAGTTTTATTCCATTGGCCTCAAACGAAACGTAAGCACTAAGTTCAATTATGGACAACAGGTATATGATTTTAACGAGGGGGTATTGACATTTGTCGCTCCCCAACAGGTTCTTACCCTGGAAGTCGACCAAAATATAAAGACCGAGGCATCCGGTTGGCTCCTGCTTGTCCATCCAGATTTTTTTTGGGGCACTTCCCTGGCAAAGACCATCAAGAACTATGATTTCTTCGGCTATGCTGTTAATGAGGCGCTTTTTCTTTCCGAAAAAGAGGAAAGAATAATCGATGATCTGTTGCGAAACATCCAAAGGGAGTACCAATCCAATATGGACAAGTTCAGTGAAAATATCATTGTTTCCCAAATGGAGTTGCTGCTCAATTATGCGGAACGCTTTTACGAACGACAATTCCTTACCCGTAAAAAAACCAATCACCAAGTTCTGGCAAAACTGGAGGAGGTATTAAACGGTCATTTTAAGGAAGAAAACACGCTTTTTAAGGGAATCCCGACAGTTGCGGAGATTGCTGAGCACCTGAATCTTTCCCCTAACTACCTGAGCGCATTATTGAAGGCGGTGAGTGGGCAGAGCACCCAACAGCACATCCACAATAAATTAATAGCGATTGCCAAGGAAAAATTGTCCACCACGGAACTCAATGTAAGTGAGATTGCCTTTGAACTGGGTTTTGAACACGCAACGTCATTTTCCAAATTGTTCAAGAGCAAGACGAATATTTCACCCTTTGCCTTTAGGCAATCCCTAAATTGA
- a CDS encoding phosphatase PAP2 family protein, with product MERKILEYNLDSLEAAFANAVFHTACFDGIIAAWDGKYHYWGIRPFQYDPSFQPILIDTPNFPGYPAGHTTVAGSIAKVLAYLFPRDEPLFHELAKECSESRFEGGVHFRTDNQVGLEVGYQVGQQVIDAFTK from the coding sequence ATCGAACGTAAGATTCTGGAATATAACCTGGATTCCCTGGAGGCTGCCTTTGCGAATGCAGTTTTTCACACGGCATGCTTCGACGGTATTATTGCCGCCTGGGATGGGAAATACCATTACTGGGGCATCCGACCTTTTCAGTACGATCCTTCTTTCCAACCCATTTTGATCGACACCCCCAATTTTCCGGGTTATCCCGCTGGACATACCACCGTCGCTGGATCCATTGCCAAAGTGCTGGCTTACCTGTTTCCCAGGGATGAACCGTTGTTTCACGAGCTCGCGAAAGAGTGTTCGGAATCCCGCTTTGAAGGAGGGGTGCATTTCCGTACCGATAATCAAGTGGGATTGGAAGTAGGCTATCAAGTCGGGCAACAGGTCATTGACGCATTCACGAAATAA
- a CDS encoding sugar-transfer associated ATP-grasp domain-containing protein yields MLKKIFQINNPKGVIGLNRRNIEFIYPHNQRKHYAMADDKVKTKMILHKNHIACARTYAVIERISQIKAIWASLQCQETLVLKPAKGCGGGGIKILRKNKDGQWQSSGRTLTDSQIFHHITSIISGLFSMASNDVCLIEECIVPHPFFAEIYDRGVPDFRIITLKEEPLMAMLRMPTSKSDGKANLHQKGVGIGVDMKNGTLTKVYNGKSYSDHHPDNITQVHGKRIPYWFTMLQLAKKTAKAFPLEYLGIDLVIDKVKGPQIMEVNVRPGLGIQLVNQCGLQSASQKTYKIKL; encoded by the coding sequence ATGTTAAAGAAGATATTCCAGATCAACAACCCCAAGGGGGTGATTGGCCTCAATCGTCGCAATATTGAATTTATATACCCACATAATCAACGCAAACACTATGCGATGGCAGATGATAAGGTGAAGACCAAGATGATTCTGCACAAAAACCATATTGCCTGTGCCCGCACCTATGCGGTCATTGAGCGTATCAGCCAAATCAAGGCCATATGGGCAAGCTTGCAGTGCCAAGAAACTTTGGTTCTTAAACCGGCAAAAGGCTGTGGGGGCGGGGGCATCAAAATCCTAAGGAAGAACAAGGATGGTCAATGGCAGAGTAGTGGTAGGACCTTGACCGATTCGCAGATATTCCATCATATCACAAGTATTATTTCCGGCTTATTTTCCATGGCTTCCAACGATGTGTGTTTGATTGAGGAGTGTATTGTGCCACATCCGTTTTTTGCTGAGATATATGATAGGGGAGTGCCTGATTTCAGAATCATTACGCTAAAAGAAGAGCCTTTAATGGCCATGCTTCGCATGCCCACTTCTAAATCCGACGGAAAGGCCAATCTGCATCAAAAGGGTGTAGGTATTGGGGTTGACATGAAAAACGGCACCTTGACAAAAGTATATAACGGCAAATCGTATTCAGATCACCATCCGGATAATATAACCCAGGTGCATGGAAAAAGAATCCCTTACTGGTTTACCATGTTGCAACTCGCCAAAAAAACGGCCAAGGCCTTTCCCCTGGAGTATCTGGGTATCGATCTGGTCATTGATAAGGTCAAAGGACCCCAAATCATGGAAGTCAACGTGCGCCCTGGTTTAGGAATTCAGCTGGTCAATCAATGTGGATTACAATCGGCATCACAAAAAACCTATAAAATAAAGTTATGA
- a CDS encoding 7TM domain-containing protein, whose protein sequence is MPKNNVRQQIKGQKNMLPRHIQFTTLAEGPNLRGHWLTEVENTYESVSYSFLFRGKGQIFGLPQNFKPYPSGMESYLVATKNIQATASQIKQLARNLKQGTSSDRETIQALFNYVHHIPSAPIITLTDALSALERNEASCNGKSRLLVALARSLGYPARIKGGIILKESNKRTSHAWTELFINGVWVPFDALNGHFAYLPANYLELYQGDAFLITHSPGIQFDYSYEINRQESLPMLNEEAEEVKKVTTFSLWGLVKNKSISKKNLFLLLMLPLGGLMVALLRNIVGIRTFGVFLPVLIAFSLLETGLVTGMALFLFLILFVGFITRPFDALGLLHTPKLVISLTLMVLVMALGNYLGISSGIAWLSSLTLFPTIILTISAERFSKLIVEDGFQKATGTLVQTLLAVGICFLLFSIKGLDAILILFPELLLLVISACMVLGRYVGLRWTELLRFKPLLNSKIA, encoded by the coding sequence TTGCCAAAGAACAATGTCCGACAACAAATTAAGGGGCAGAAGAACATGCTGCCCAGGCATATACAGTTTACAACACTGGCCGAGGGTCCGAACCTTAGGGGCCACTGGTTGACCGAAGTTGAAAATACCTATGAAAGTGTTAGCTATTCCTTTTTGTTCAGGGGCAAGGGCCAAATTTTCGGATTGCCCCAAAACTTTAAACCCTATCCAAGTGGAATGGAATCCTATTTGGTCGCCACCAAGAACATTCAGGCTACAGCATCACAAATTAAGCAGTTGGCAAGAAATTTAAAGCAGGGCACCTCTTCGGACCGGGAAACCATTCAAGCATTATTCAACTATGTTCACCATATTCCCTCCGCGCCCATCATTACACTCACGGATGCACTGAGTGCCTTGGAGCGTAATGAGGCTTCCTGCAACGGCAAAAGTCGTTTATTGGTAGCGTTGGCCAGAAGTTTGGGATATCCGGCCCGCATTAAGGGAGGTATTATCTTAAAGGAATCGAATAAACGCACTTCCCATGCCTGGACGGAGCTTTTCATCAATGGCGTTTGGGTCCCTTTTGATGCCCTGAACGGACATTTTGCCTATTTGCCTGCCAATTACCTCGAGCTGTACCAAGGGGATGCTTTTTTAATTACCCACAGCCCAGGGATACAATTCGATTATTCCTATGAAATCAACAGACAGGAATCCTTACCAATGCTTAACGAGGAAGCTGAAGAGGTGAAAAAAGTGACGACGTTCTCCTTATGGGGTTTGGTCAAAAACAAATCCATTTCAAAAAAGAACCTGTTTTTATTACTGATGCTTCCCCTGGGAGGTTTGATGGTTGCCCTGCTTCGGAATATTGTGGGCATACGTACGTTTGGAGTGTTCCTGCCTGTTTTAATTGCCTTTTCCTTATTGGAAACAGGTCTTGTCACCGGGATGGCGCTATTTCTTTTTTTGATTCTATTTGTTGGGTTCATTACCCGTCCTTTTGATGCTTTAGGGTTGCTCCATACCCCAAAATTGGTCATTTCATTGACCCTTATGGTCCTGGTTATGGCCTTGGGAAATTACTTGGGCATTTCCTCTGGAATTGCCTGGTTGAGTTCCTTAACACTTTTCCCTACCATCATCTTGACCATATCAGCGGAACGGTTTTCAAAATTGATCGTGGAGGACGGATTTCAAAAAGCGACCGGCACCTTGGTACAGACCCTATTAGCGGTAGGTATTTGTTTTTTGCTCTTTTCAATAAAAGGATTGGATGCCATTCTGATCCTGTTCCCGGAACTTTTGTTGTTGGTCATCAGTGCTTGCATGGTATTGGGTCGGTATGTGGGCCTTAGATGGACCGAGCTTTTAAGATTTAAACCCTTATTAAATTCCAAAATCGCCTAG